A genomic region of Leishmania braziliensis MHOM/BR/75/M2904 complete genome, chromosome 33 contains the following coding sequences:
- a CDS encoding putative DNA-dependent ATPase: MAAAIARRARRRQDLNNTPAFERDMNDMAAHDLYEQLLLSSIRNGSDPNARAVTEVYEGYVEPNYDPVKGASVAASHRQVIQEIFKEREVIIRTLRSSEEHRELSAFDRLLRETEFYTGVREWKGASARGQRSRLYRHTSRDNEEDSTGFDMMHLTDTPSYIRGKLRPYQIEGVNWLLGLFSRGVNGILADEMGLGKTFQTIATIAYLKFTVGMPGPHLVVCPKSVMGNWYREFKHWCPGLSVYKFHVSSDLRPSIIKAHLHPTDRIKYDVIVTTFEMVLDELNLFKRIAWQYLIVDEAHKLKNEEGRAHTALDSLQTSHRLIITGTPLQNNLKELWALLHFLAPRLFNDSESFDAWFDTTSGQQDTNVMSNLHKILAPLMIRRLKADVSTGIPAKKEIYVSCQLSKKQREWYMNVLAKDAEVLNKAGGSVASLTNVMMGLRKVINHPYLMEGGEEGPPFVTDEKLVRTSGKMIILDKLLHRLRADVQGKHKVLIFSQFTSMLNILEDYCNMRGFMYCRIDGNTSGYERDSQMASFNSPTSDYFIFLLSTRAGGLGINLQAANHVILYDSDWNPQMDLQAQDRAHRIGQKRSVRVYRFVTDGTLEEKMYRRALKKLYLDAVVVQQGRLQSKATNQASKEELLSMIKFGAEEIFKTRHEDITEADIDRLLDDGETISNQLTNEAKQQVQMSLASFQLGAEEANIYDFEGVSYKTGAESRILHVKLNSPVSQAELQAQCSQYGEVIKAVLHPNLKEALVYFRSTRGAMEAKAKLPYESSFASRDSQTVVSNDMIAQCIGVGEKLGRGHRVREPVQFFSEADVESMQKKATKAPPLKLPRLPKFHPYQLYNAKRLTELHNTEVALMVRNWKRKYEEKSDVQKGKANNEEGGVDGADDKAEDEDELLTEVEQEERERLLTEGFPTWTFYEYRSVVSALTSGKMDSTDYTAIAAVVGGTKTVGEVRDYVVALLERGEQCIKKFAFVEERIKKAKMRREARENLFKAAKWKVETCEHPEKELTFKTRGNVALDREIFLMAYEAGFKADNKSELVRGRPQHIFNVWYQSRPDDFFRKRLHTLMKSVQREWEKPADDNGTIPSKSRRRLEI; encoded by the coding sequence atggcggcggcgattgCACGCAGGGCCCGTAGACGGCAGGACCTGAATAACACGCCGGCGTTCGAGCGAGACATGAACGATATGGCAGCGCACGACCTATACGAACAACTTCTCCTCAGTAGCATTCGCAACGGCAGCGACCCGAATGCAAGGGCGGTGACCGAGGTGTACGAGGGCTACGTGGAGCCGAACTACGACCCAGTGAAAGGGGCGAGCGTTGCTGCTAGCCATAGGCAAGTCATTCAGGAGATCTTTAAAGAGCGCGAGGTTATCATCCGCACGCTGCGCTCATCAGAGGAGCACCGTGAGCTCTCTGCCTTTGACCGGCTCCTGCGAGAGACGGAGTTCTACACGGGCGTTCGGGAGTGGAAGGGGGCATCGGCGCGCGGCCAGCGCAGCCGACTGTACCGTCACACCAGCCgcgacaacgaggaggaTTCGACCGGGTTCGACATGATGCATCTGACGGATACGCCATCCTACATCCGCGGTAAACTGCGACCTTATCAGATCGAGGGTGTTAACTGGCTGCTCGGCCTCTTCTCGCGCGGCGTGAATGGGATTTTGGCGGATGAGATGGGCCTGGGCAAGACCTTCCAGACCATTGCCACCATCGCGTACCTCAAGTTCACGGTAGGTATGCCGGGTCCGCACCTGGTCGTGTGTCCAAAGTCTGTGATGGGGAACTGGTACCGCGAGTTCAAGCACTGGTGCCCCGGGCTTTCGGTGTACAAGTTTCATGTCTCTAGCGATCTTCGGCCAAGCATCATCAAGGCACACTTGCACCCTACCGATCGCATCAAGTATGACGTTATTGTGACAACTTTCGAGATGGTGCTGGACGAGCTCAACTTGTTTAAGCGCATTGCATGGCAGTACTTGATCGTCGATGAGGCCCACAAGCTGAAGAATGAGGAGGGGCGCGCCCACACCGCGCTCGACTCGCTGCAGACGTCACACCGACTCATTATCACCGGTACACCTCTGCAAAACAACCTCAAGGAGCTATGGGCGCTGCTACACTTCTTGGCACCACGCCTGTTCAACGACTCTGAATCCTTCGATGCCTGGTTCGACACCACGTCGGGCCAGCAGGACACCAACGTCATGTCAAACCTGCACAAGATCCTCGCTCCCCTCATGATCCGTCGGCTCAAGGCTGATGTGAGCACTGGCATCCCCGCGAAGAAAGAGATTTACGTTTCGTGCCAGCTCTCCAAGAAACAGAGGGAGTGGTACATGAATGTCCTCGCGAAAGACGCTGAGGTACTGAACAaggccggcggcagcgttgctTCTCTGACAAATGTCATGATGGGACTGCGAAAGGTGATCAACCACCCGTACCTCATGGAGGGCGGTGAGGAGGGGCCTCCATTCGTCACAGATGAAAAGTTGGTGCGAACTAGCGGCAAGATGATCATTCTGGAcaagctgctgcaccgcttgAGGGCTGATGTGCAGGGCAAGCACAAGGTGCTCATCTTCTCCCAGTTCACCTCGATGCTTAACATTTTGGAGGATTACTGCAACATGCGCGGCTTCATGTACTGTCGCATCGATGGCAACACCAGCGGCTACGAGAGAGATTCCCAGATGGCATCTTTCAATTCCCCCACGAGTGACTACTTCATTTTTCTGCTATCCACCCGCGCTGGCGGTCTCGGCATCAACCTGCAGGCTGCGAATCACGTCATTCTGTACGACTCCGACTGGAACCCGCAGATGGACCTGCAAGCGCAGGATCGTGCGCATCGGATCGGCCAAAAACGtagtgtgcgcgtgtaccGCTTCGTCACGGACGGTACGCTGGAAGAGAAGATGTACCGCCGTGCTCTGAAGAAGCTCTACCTGGATGCTGTAGTGGTGCAGCAGGGCCGACTGCAGTCAAAGGCGACGAATCAGGCGTCCAAAGAGGAGCTGCTGTCCATGATCAAGTTCGGCGCCGAGGAGATCTTTAAAACACGCCACGAAGACATCACGGAGGCCGATATTGATCGCCTgctcgacgacggcgagaCGATCTCGAACCAGCTGACGAACGAAGCCAAGCAGCAGGTGCAAATGTCCCTCGCCAGCTTTCAGCTtggcgcggaggaggcgaacATTTACGACTTTGAGGGCGTGAGCTACAAGACCGGCGCAGAGTCGCGCATTTTGCACGTGAAGCTGAACTCCCCGGTGAGCCAGGCGGAGTTGCAGGCGCAGTGCTCGCAATACGGGGAGGTGATCAAGGCTGTTCTGCACCCCAACCTAAAAGAAGCGCTGGTTTATTTTCGCTCAACACGTGGCGCCATGGAGGCAAAGGCGAAGTTGCCCTACGAATCGTCCTTCGCTAGCCGAGACTCGCAGACAGTGGTGTCGAATGACATGATTGCGCAGTGCATTGGGGTGGGAGAGAAGCTGGGCCGCGGCCACCGCGTGCGTGAGCCGGTGCAGTTCTTCTCCGAGGCGGATGTGGAGTCGATGCAGAAGAAGGCGACCAAGGCACCGCCACTGAAACTACCTAGGCTCCCCAAGTTTCACCCCTACCAGTTGTACAACGCGAAGAGGCTGACGGAGTTGCACAAcacggaggtggcgctgatGGTTCGAAATTGGAAACGCAAATATGAAGAGAAAAGTGACGTGCAGAAGGGCAAGGCGAacaacgaggaggggggtgtcgACGGGGCAGACGACAAggccgaggacgaggacgagctCCTGACCGAGGTGGAGCAAGAGGAGCGAGAGCGGCTGTTGACGGAGGGCTTCCCGACTTGGACCTTCTACGAGTACCGCTCGGTAGTGTCAGCCCTTACCAGCGGAAAGATGGACTCCACCGACTACACTGCTATCGCTGCTGTAGTGGGTGGGACCAAGACGGTGGGCGAGGTGCGTGACTACGTGGTGGCACTGCTGGAGCGTGGTGAACAGTGCATCAAGAAATTTGCCTTCGTGGAAGAGCGCATCAAAAAAGCGAAAATGAGGCGCGAGGCGCGAGAGAACCTCTTCAAGGCTGCCAAGTGGAAGGTGGAGACGTGCGAGCACCCAGAAAAGGAGCTCACCTTCAAGACACGCGGCAACGTAGCACTCGACCGAGAGATCTTTCTTATGGCCTACGAGGCTGGGTTCAAGGCGGACAACAAGAGCGAGCTGGTACGTGGTCGCCCCCAGCACATTTTCAATGTCTGGTACCAGTCCCGCCCTGATGACTTCTTTAGGAAGCGTTTGCACACGTTGATGAAGTCGGTACAACGAGAGTGGGAGAAGCCGGCTGACGATAACGGTACCATTCCAAGTAAGagtcgccgtcgcctggaAATTTGA
- a CDS encoding putative protein kinase, with translation MSKEVSKAPMEDEGVEMKDGGKALKAAQKKLIGGHIELGHVLGVGGFGKVYNAYDVKKKVHVAVKMIDKALVRSSGIQSYVEREIEMMRKMKNQHVVRLLEAIETSKAYNLVMELAPNGELFDKIVDSQRFDEETARNYFQQLICAVHYCHQMNIVHRDLKAENLLLGENNVLKVCDFGLSRYTKDGRFNDHEVLFTSLAGSIDYQAPEVLKERGYEGASCDMWSCGCVLFFMLCGYLPFTDRSDGLTRKRILSCQYNKTSRYLPEQAADLIAHLLVSLPSARYTTSDVIQHPWFRVNLDPSMFPNEKAEPTPMSPLSNGDFIQRSLTPKVGTGSFGAAPSPTTSMAEEMHRAFQSCNVTGDGFLNKEEVRDALIKLNGCNQVTEQEVKDFMSNFQVDREGRITEEEFVMGWTRHQNDLGSKYDLSKMAHLFHYDLEKEFLQVVREAFDMIDAEHSGIITKEKLKSLGLGLTDKDAESVFSSMDTEHKGLSSLTFEGFVGLCLKYDFFKNHPLAIRLRRLNAFFEATEHAAFRASLNTGYTVAGQREVIKALLLSKQETLSTAFEESDVNGFLYGTYTQDSKKVLEIGVRLLPAAAGYTKVIVYRIGGKTTEFHKWFLDLRRLMKDELLRCEEDTAVKGDPELM, from the coding sequence ATGTCCAAGGAGGTATCCAAGGCTCCCATGGAGGATGAAGGGGTGGAAATGAAGGATGGTGGCAAGGCGTTGAAGGCTGCACAGAAGAAGCTGATCGGCGGCCACATCGAGCTCGGTCACGTGCTCGGTGTTGGCGGTTTTGGCAAGGTCTACAACGCGTACGATGTAAAAAAGAAGGTACATGTAGCGGTAAAGATGATTGACAaggcgctggtgcgcagcagcggcattcAGTCTTACGTGGAGCGCGAGATTGAAATGATGCGGAAGATGAAGAACCAACACGTGGTACGCCTTCTGGAGGCTATCGAGACATCCAAGGCGTACAACCTTGTCATGGAATTGGCCCCGAATGGGGAACTTTTCGACAAAATTGTGGACTCGCAACGCTTCGACGAAGAAACGGCGCGCAACTACTTCCAGCAGCTCATCTGCGCAGTGCACTACTGCCACCAGATGAACATTGTCCACCGTGACCTGAAGGCGGAGAACTTGTTGCTCGGTGAGAACAACGTGCTGAAGGTGTGTGACTTTGGACTCTCTCGTTACACAAAGGACGGTCGTTTTAACGACCACGAGGtgctcttcacctctctgGCAGGCAGCATTGATTACCAGGCACCCGAGGTTCTCAAAGAGCGGGGGTACGAGGGAGCCTCGTGTGACATGTGGAGCTGTGGCTGTGTCTTGTTCTTCATGCTCTGCGGCTACCTCCCCTTCACCGACCGCTCAGACGGGCTGACACGCAAGCGCATTTTGAGTTGCCAATACAACAAGACGAGCCGCTACCTCCCGGAACAGGCCGCCGATCTCATCGCTCATCTGCTagtttccctcccctctgcaCGCTACACGACCTCGGATGTGATTCAGCACCCGTGGTTCCGTGTCAACCTCGATCCCAGCATGTTCCCTAACGAAAAAGCGGAACCAACACCGATGAGCCCGCTTAGCAACGGCGACTTCATTCAGCGCTCCCTCACCCCTAAGGTGGGTACCGGCAGCTTTGGTGCGGCTCCGTCACCCACCACCAGCATGGCGGAGGAGATGCATCGGGCATTCCAGAGCTGCAACGTCACCGGCGACGGATTCCTCaacaaggaggaggtgcgcgaCGCCCTCATAAAGCTCAACGGCTGTAATCAGGTGACCGagcaggaggtgaaggacTTCATGAGCAACTTCCAGGTGGATCGGGAGGGTCGCATTACGGAGGAAGAATTCGTGATGGGATGGACAAGGCACCAGAACGACCTCGGCTCAAAGTATGACCTCTCCAAGATGGCACACCTGTTCCACTACGACTTAGAAAAGGAGTTCCTGCAAGTAGTACGCGAGGCCTTTGATATGATCGACGCTGAGCACTCGGGCATCATCACCAAGGAGAAGCTTAAGAGCCTCGGCTTGGGCCTGACCGACAAGGATGCTGAGTCGGTATTCTCCTCGATGGACACGGAACACAAAGGTCTGTCCTCCCTCACCTTTGAAGGCTTTGTGGGGCTGTGCTTGAAGTACGACTTCTTCAAGAACCACCCACTCGCCATTCGCTTGCGCCGCCTAAACGCCTTCTTCGAGGCCACAGAGCACGCTGCCTTCCGCGCCTCGCTGAACACCGGGTACACGGTTGCCGGCCAGCGCGAGGTGATcaaggcgctccttctcagCAAGCAGGAGACTCTTTCGACCGCCTTCGAGGAGAGTGATGTGAACGGCTTTCTCTACGGGACCTACACCCAAGACTCCAAGAAGGTACTGGAGATTGGCGTGCGTCTTCTCCCCGCGGCAGCCGGCTATACCAAGGTAATTGTGTATCGTATTGGCGGCAAGACAACTGAGTTTCATAAGTGGTTCCTCGACCTTCGACGACTGATGAAGGATGAACTGCTACGCTGCGAGGAGGACACGGCGGTGAAGGGCGATCCGGAGTTGATGTAG